The nucleotide window TTGCCACATTTGCACGCGAAGGAATTTTATATTTAGCTGATAGGTTAGAACCGCTAACTTTCCAAGGTCAGACAACCGATGATACAAAAAAAACAGAGACACAAATTGTCGGACGAAAAGTTTCAACCGGAAGTGTTCCTGATTTTGCATTCTCAGGAGAGGGTGTTCGCATAGCTGATCTTTCGTCTGGTTCTCCGGCTGAAAAGGCGGGGTTACAGAAGGGTGATGTCATAATTAAAATTGACAAATATGATGTAAAGAATTTGCGCGATTACTCCGAAGCATTAAAAAAATTCAATCCAGGCGATGTAGTAGAAATTATTTATATCCGCGATGCTAAGGAATATAAAACTCAAATTGAGCTGATTGCAAAGTAGGAGGCTGTCTCAAAAGTAATTTTTACTGTCACACTGAGCCCGTCGAAGTGTGAATTCACTATGGCATTGCCATAAGTCTTCGACAAGCTCAGACTGACAAAATTAGACTTTTGAGACAGCCTCGGCTTTACTTTATCAACTTTCTGATTATATCTACATCCTCCTTAGTAGTCACTTTGAAATTAAATGCCGAGCCTTCCACTATATTTATTTTTATACCCACCCTAAATGCGAGAGTTGATTCATCGGTACAAATCAGATTTTCCTCATAAGCTTTTTTCATCGCAAGCATAATATCTGCATACTTAAATATTTGCGGTGTTTGAACGTATAAAACATCCGTTCTGTCAATGTAATGCTGTACCAACTCTCTGCCTTTGAGTAATGTATCCTTTGCCTTTATGCATACAATTGAATTACCGCGCTTTACAGCGGTTTTTATGGCATCTTGTAAAACGTTCATCGGCAGAAGAGGTCGGGCTGCATCGTGAATAATTATCAGGTCATCCTTTTCAGCGTTGATAGATTTTAAAGCGTTGTAAACAGAATCCTGACGTTCCACCCCTCCACAAACAACTTTAGTAAGCTTTGTTATGGCATATTTCTTTTTCAACTTTTTGAGCAAATCAAAATATGAATTATCTACTGCCGCGATAATTTCATCAACAAATGGACTTTGCTGGAAAATATCAAGCGTGTGAGCAATCATCTCTTTGCCCTTCAATTTTAGATACTGCTTTGGAGTCTTTCCGCCTGCTCTTTTGCCTTTTCCTCCAGCAGGAATTATTGCGTAAGTTCTCATAGAATCATCATCGCATCACCATAACTAAGGAACCGATAGTTTTCCTTAACGGCTTTCTTATACGCCTTCATAACGAATTCTGTATCACCTAAAGCAGCAACCAGCATTATTAAAGTTGATTCAGCAAGGTGGAAGTTTGTTATTAATTTTTTGGTTACCTTAAAATCATACGGTGGAAAAATGAATTTGTCTGTCCACCCCCTCGTGGGCTTTACAAAACCGTCAGCGGTGGTGCTTGATTCCAAAGCACGACTTGCACTTGTTCCTACTACGAATACATTGTGTTTTGCATTCATTGCTTTGTTAATTATTTCCGCAGATTTTGCCGGAACTTCAAAAAATTCCGAGTCCATCTTATGCTTTGTTAAATCTTCAACTTCCACAGGTCTAAAAGTCCCTAATCCTATATGAAGAATTACAGGTACGATGTGGATTCCTTTTTTCAGAATCTTTTCCACTAATTTTTCAGAGAAGTGGAGCCCTGCGGTTGGTGCAGCAACAGACCCATCAACTTTAGCAAATACTGTCTGATAATTTTCTTTGTCCGATGGTTCGGATTCTCTTTTAATGTATGGCGGCAGGGGTGTGTGCCCAATTTTATCAACAGCCTTAAACACATTTGGCTGATTGAAACGAACCGTTCGACCGCGAGATGTAGTGTTGTCAATAATTTCACACCAAAGTTTATCATCAAAATAAATTTTGTTTCCTATTCTAACTTTTCGCGCAGGATCAACAATGACATCCCAGATGCATTCAGTTGTGTTGAGTTCTCGCAATAAAAATACTTCGATTTTTGCCTGTGTTTTTTCTTTTTTCCCAAACAACCTTGCTTGAAAAACACGCGTTTCATTTACTACCATTACATCGCCCTTTTCCATGTAATCAATTACATCGGTAAATACTTTGTTCTCCATTTCCTGCGTTTCTCTATTGAGAACAAGCAGGCGTGATTTATCTCTCGGAGTTACGGGATATTTCGGGATTAAATTTTTTGGCAGATTGTATTTAAAATCTGATAACTTCATTCTTGGTACCTATCTAAATTGTTTATAAATTTTTGGGCAGAGCAATAACTCTGCCCGGGAATCATTAATTATTTTTTCTTTCTAATTGCAGTTTTTTTCTTTGCAGATTTTACTGCCGGTTTAGCTTTTGCTTTTTTTGCAGAAGACATTTCCTTGATCATAGCACGCGCTGCTGCAAGCTTAGCAATCGGCACTCTAAAGGGGGAACAGCTTACATAATTCAACCCTATCCTATGACAGAATTCGACCGATGCTGGTTCGCCGCCGTGTTCACCGCAAATTCCAAGTTTAATATCCGGTCTAATGCTTCTGCCTTTTGAAACAGCTATTTGCATTAACTGACCGATACCTTCAATATCAATTACCTGGAAAGGATCTTCGGGAAGGATTTTCTTTTCGATGTAATCTTTTAGGAATCCGCCAATGTCATCTCTTGAATATCCAAATCCCATTTGAGTCAGGTCGTTTGTACCAAATGAAAAGAACTGCGCATAGCCTGCAATTTTATCTGCAGTCAACGCTGCTCTTGGAATTTCTATCATTGTTCCAACGAGATGAGGAATTTTTTTGACTCCGAATTTTTCAATTACTTCAGCATAAACTTTTTTAATTATTTCATACTGATGTTTTAATTCGGTTTCAATTCCAACTACCGGGATCATTATTTCGGGGAAGGGTTTTTTACCCTCTTTTATCAATTCAGCCGTAGCTTCAAAGATAGCCCGAACTTGCATCTCTGTAATTTCGGGATAAGTGATACCCAGCCGAACACCCCGATGCCCCATCATTGGATTGTTTTCGTGTAATGCTTCAGCGCGCTCATTTAATTCATCAAGTGAAATACCAAGACTTGAAGCAAGCTTTTCTCTTTCTTCAATTCTGTTTGGAACAAACTCATGTAAGGGGGGATCAAGAGTTCTGATTGTAACCGGAAATCCGTCCATTGCTTCGAGAGTTCCTTTCATATCGTTTTTAACATGCGGGAACAGTTCATCAAGAGCTGCTCTTCGTTCAGCTTCGGTTTTAGAAACAATCATTTTTCTCAGTTTGAATAATGGTTCTTCGGAATGTTTTCCGTAAAACATATGTTCTGTTCTGAAAAGACCAATTCCTTCGGCTCCAAATGAACGGGCTTTAACTGCATCATCCGGAGTATCAGCATTGGTTCTTATCTTCAATCTTCTAACCTGATCGCACAGCTTCATCAATTCTCTGAAGTAAGGATTTTCATCGGCTGATTTAATCATCGGCAATTGACCCGCATACACATAACCTTTTGTGCCGTTCAAAGTCAGCCATTCACCTTCGGCAATTTTAGAGTCTCCAACAGTTAGATATTTTTCATCATAATTTATTTTAATTCCTCCTGCGCCAACGATACAACATTTGCCCCATCCTCTTGCAACAAGAGCAGCGTGACTTGTCATTCCGCCTCTTGCCGTAAGAATAGCTTCAGCGGCTCGCATGCCTTCGATATCTTCCGGATTTGTTTCTTCGCGGACTAAAATTACCTGCTTGCCTGCTTTATTCCATGCAACTGCATCATTAGCATTAAATACAACCTGACCTGCAGCGCCGCCGGGACCTGCTGGAAGTCCTTTCGCAATTACTTTGGATTTTTTTTCAACGCTTGCATCAATTATCGGGTGAAGAAGCTCATCAAGTTGAGAAGGCTCAACGCGCATTACAGCTTCTTCTTTTGAAATTAATTTTTCATGATACATATCGAGCGCCATTTTAATAGCGGCAGGACCGTTTCTTTTTCCCACGCGGCACTGAAGCATGTAAAGATGACCTTCCTGAATTGTGAACTCTATATCAAGCATATTTTTATAATGATGTTCAAGATTATGCTGAATTTGATGAAGGTCTTTATAAACTTCGGGCATTGCGGTTTCAAGCGATGAGAGATGTTTGTTGTGTTCACTCTTCCCAACTTCATTTATTGGATTTGGAGTTCTCGTTCCGGCTACAACATCTTCCCCCTGTGCATTAGCAAGCCACTCACCGTAAAAATGATTTTCTCCGGTTGCGGGATTTCTTGTAAAAGCAACACCTGTTGCTGAAGTGTCCCCCATATTTCCAAAAACCATGGATTGAATATTAACTGCAGTTCCCCAATCATCCGGAATACCTTCGAACCGTCTGTAAGAAATTGCGCGCTTACCATTCCAACTTGCAAACACAGCACCAATTGCGCCCCAAAGCTGTTCCATTGGATCTTCGGGGAAGGGTTTATTTAATACTTCTAAAACCTTTGCGCGATAGATTTCGATTAATTCTTTTAAGTCGTCAGAAGTTAAGTCGGTGTCTGAATGCACACCTCTTTTTTCTTTCATCTTTTCCAATTCTTTTTCAAGATGATATCGAATCCCCCTACCATCAGAAACTTCAATTCCTGCGGCTTTTTCCATTACAACATCGGAGTACATTTGAATTAATCTTCTTTGAGAATCGTAAACAAACCTTGGATTTCCGGTCTTTCTGATTAATCCTTCCCGGGTAACATCATTCAAACCGACGTTTAGAATTGTTTCCATCATTCCCGGCATCGAAGCCCTCGCACCACTTCTTACAGAAACAAGCAAGGTATTTTCAGTATCTCCGAATTTTGCCCCCATTTGTTTTTCAACTTTGGCAAGCGCATCATTTACTTGCTTGTTAAGTTCTTTGGGATATTTTCTTTTATTAGCATAATAGTAAGTGCAGACCTCAGTCGAGATAGTAAATCCTGCAGGTACAGGCAGACCTATATTTACCATCTCAGCAAGATTAGCACCTTTGCCGCCGAGAAGTTCTTTCATCTCGGCTTTTCCTTCGGCTTTTTTTCCGCCAAAGTAATAAACGTACTTATGAGTTTTTTCCATTTGATTCCTCCGGAATTATTTTTTCTTTTGATTTATCATAACATAAAGATTTTATTACGCAAGTTTATTAAGTAAAAATTTTTTGAATTTAATTTCATCATCCATCACAAGAATGATTTTTAAATAGAAAATATCTATGTCATCCAATTCCTTTGAGTATTTAGAAAGTTTTACCGCATCCTTTTCAGTTGTTACCACAGAGTGTGAGTTGCTTGTATAAAATTTCTTTCTAATCCTTTCAACTTCCTTTAATGAATATTTTTTATGATCCTTAAAAATCATTTTGTTAGTTGTATCAACATTAGTCTGCCGAAGGATATTCAAAAAAGAAAATGGGTTTGCTATTCCCGACACTACTAATGATTTCTGTCCTTTAAATTCTTCAAGGTTGTATTCCTGTTTTGAATTAAGATCAATAAAACTTATCGCTTTGTAATGGGCGGTAAATACAGGCACGTCTTTAAAATACTTTTTTCTCTTTATAGGAATATCTTCAGGCTCCGAAAATTTCCGATTAATAATTACAGCATCCGCTCTTTTTACAACGCTGAATGGTTCACGTAATGTTCCTGTAGGAAAAAGCTTATGGACAAAAAAATCAGACGATAACAAAAATCTCTGTTCAAAGACCAGTAGATTTACATCTCTTTTTATCCAGCGATGCTGAAATGCATCATCAAGAACCAAAAAATTTATCCCTGTTTCTTCAATTAGCCGAACAGCGCCTTCAACTCTGTTTTCGCAGACTGCCGCAGGAACTTTACACTCGAGAGCAGTGTGATACATTTCATCACCGCTTTGTTCAACAGTTGTTAAAATACCGCTCCCTTTTGAAACCAATTGATACCCTGTTGAGCTTCTGCCGTATCCACGGCTTAGTACGCCGACATTTTTATTTTCATTCTTCAAAAGGTTGGTAACGAATATTACCGTTGGAGTCTTTCCACTTCCGCCGAGCGTTATGTTTCCAACAGATGTGACTTTTGCGTTTACAGATTTTGATTCAAAGAACATTTTATCAAATAAAAAATTTCGGATGCTGATTATGGCTCCATAAACAGGAATAAAGGGAATCAATATCAGTTTCAGAAATTTCATTTAACAATTAAATATTTCGGCTTCTTTTTGAAGCTTGCGAAGTTCTTCTTCGCATTTTTTTATGACAGAAGAAGTCTGCTCGTAACTGCAATTCTTATCAATATAAATCGGGTCAGAGTAAACAACTTTTGCTCGCGAAAAAAAATACGGTACTTGAAATTGGTCCCAGCTATTTAATAATTTCTTTTTTTAAAACCAATACCCGCAAGTAAAATTGGTATTCCACTTTTCTTTGCTGTAATAACTGCACCTGCCTTAAACTTTAATGCTGGTCCGCGGGGTCCATCGGGAGTAATAGCGATAGAACAATTATTTCTCGCATAATCAACCATAACCCCAAGTGCAATTTCCCCCCCTTTACTGCTTGAGCCTCTAACAACTATGTATTTCCATTTCTTCAAAGTCTTTGCAAGCAGATCACCGTCTTTACTTTTACTGGTTAAAGCAACTGTGCTGTTCCCGCCATGCAAATACCAGCCAAGCAGCATTGTGTTGTGCCAGAAGGCGATAACAAAATTTTTGTTTTCGGCCCGGAGTTTATCAATTGCGTCAGAATTAATTTTCT belongs to Ignavibacteriales bacterium and includes:
- the ispD gene encoding 2-C-methyl-D-erythritol 4-phosphate cytidylyltransferase translates to MRTYAIIPAGGKGKRAGGKTPKQYLKLKGKEMIAHTLDIFQQSPFVDEIIAAVDNSYFDLLKKLKKKYAITKLTKVVCGGVERQDSVYNALKSINAEKDDLIIIHDAARPLLPMNVLQDAIKTAVKRGNSIVCIKAKDTLLKGRELVQHYIDRTDVLYVQTPQIFKYADIMLAMKKAYEENLICTDESTLAFRVGIKINIVEGSAFNFKVTTKEDVDIIRKLIK
- a CDS encoding pyruvate, phosphate dikinase produces the protein MEKTHKYVYYFGGKKAEGKAEMKELLGGKGANLAEMVNIGLPVPAGFTISTEVCTYYYANKRKYPKELNKQVNDALAKVEKQMGAKFGDTENTLLVSVRSGARASMPGMMETILNVGLNDVTREGLIRKTGNPRFVYDSQRRLIQMYSDVVMEKAAGIEVSDGRGIRYHLEKELEKMKEKRGVHSDTDLTSDDLKELIEIYRAKVLEVLNKPFPEDPMEQLWGAIGAVFASWNGKRAISYRRFEGIPDDWGTAVNIQSMVFGNMGDTSATGVAFTRNPATGENHFYGEWLANAQGEDVVAGTRTPNPINEVGKSEHNKHLSSLETAMPEVYKDLHQIQHNLEHHYKNMLDIEFTIQEGHLYMLQCRVGKRNGPAAIKMALDMYHEKLISKEEAVMRVEPSQLDELLHPIIDASVEKKSKVIAKGLPAGPGGAAGQVVFNANDAVAWNKAGKQVILVREETNPEDIEGMRAAEAILTARGGMTSHAALVARGWGKCCIVGAGGIKINYDEKYLTVGDSKIAEGEWLTLNGTKGYVYAGQLPMIKSADENPYFRELMKLCDQVRRLKIRTNADTPDDAVKARSFGAEGIGLFRTEHMFYGKHSEEPLFKLRKMIVSKTEAERRAALDELFPHVKNDMKGTLEAMDGFPVTIRTLDPPLHEFVPNRIEEREKLASSLGISLDELNERAEALHENNPMMGHRGVRLGITYPEITEMQVRAIFEATAELIKEGKKPFPEIMIPVVGIETELKHQYEIIKKVYAEVIEKFGVKKIPHLVGTMIEIPRAALTADKIAGYAQFFSFGTNDLTQMGFGYSRDDIGGFLKDYIEKKILPEDPFQVIDIEGIGQLMQIAVSKGRSIRPDIKLGICGEHGGEPASVEFCHRIGLNYVSCSPFRVPIAKLAAARAMIKEMSSAKKAKAKPAVKSAKKKTAIRKKK
- a CDS encoding PDZ domain-containing protein, which gives rise to MGASYVTGVESEMVTQELDASDQVSFIEAGIPAVQFFSGANEDYHKPTDTPDKIDASGLVKVATFAREGILYLADRLEPLTFQGQTTDDTKKTETQIVGRKVSTGSVPDFAFSGEGVRIADLSSGSPAEKAGLQKGDVIIKIDKYDVKNLRDYSEALKKFNPGDVVEIIYIRDAKEYKTQIELIAK
- the lpxK gene encoding tetraacyldisaccharide 4'-kinase, giving the protein MKFLKLILIPFIPVYGAIISIRNFLFDKMFFESKSVNAKVTSVGNITLGGSGKTPTVIFVTNLLKNENKNVGVLSRGYGRSSTGYQLVSKGSGILTTVEQSGDEMYHTALECKVPAAVCENRVEGAVRLIEETGINFLVLDDAFQHRWIKRDVNLLVFEQRFLLSSDFFVHKLFPTGTLREPFSVVKRADAVIINRKFSEPEDIPIKRKKYFKDVPVFTAHYKAISFIDLNSKQEYNLEEFKGQKSLVVSGIANPFSFLNILRQTNVDTTNKMIFKDHKKYSLKEVERIRKKFYTSNSHSVVTTEKDAVKLSKYSKELDDIDIFYLKIILVMDDEIKFKKFLLNKLA
- the queA gene encoding tRNA preQ1(34) S-adenosylmethionine ribosyltransferase-isomerase QueA, whose product is MKLSDFKYNLPKNLIPKYPVTPRDKSRLLVLNRETQEMENKVFTDVIDYMEKGDVMVVNETRVFQARLFGKKEKTQAKIEVFLLRELNTTECIWDVIVDPARKVRIGNKIYFDDKLWCEIIDNTTSRGRTVRFNQPNVFKAVDKIGHTPLPPYIKRESEPSDKENYQTVFAKVDGSVAAPTAGLHFSEKLVEKILKKGIHIVPVILHIGLGTFRPVEVEDLTKHKMDSEFFEVPAKSAEIINKAMNAKHNVFVVGTSASRALESSTTADGFVKPTRGWTDKFIFPPYDFKVTKKLITNFHLAESTLIMLVAALGDTEFVMKAYKKAVKENYRFLSYGDAMMIL
- a CDS encoding DUF374 domain-containing protein; this translates as MKLHKAKQNSLRFLGNIFLASLINVLCKSLRIQKINSDAIDKLRAENKNFVIAFWHNTMLLGWYLHGGNSTVALTSKSKDGDLLAKTLKKWKYIVVRGSSSKGGEIALGVMVDYARNNCSIAITPDGPRGPALKFKAGAVITAKKSGIPILLAGIGFKKRNY